One part of the Bradyrhizobium sp. CB1650 genome encodes these proteins:
- a CDS encoding conjugal transfer protein TraG gives MSGTKILWGQVIVVGLIVLVAIWGATEWTAWRLAWQPELGRPWFELFGFKIYYPPVFFWWWFVYDAYAPQVFVEGSFIAASGTVVSIAAAIGMSVWRAREAKNVETYGSARWADAEEVRAAGLLGPDGVVLGKLDHDYLRHDGPEHVLCFAPTRSGKGVGLVVPSLLAWSGSAIVHDIKGENWQLTAGFRSQHGRVLLFDPTNPKSSAYNPLLEVRRGEWEVRDVQNVADVLVDPEGSLDKRNHWEKTSHSLLVGAILHVLYAEADKTLAGVAGFLSDPKRPIEATLKAMMTTPHLGEQGAHPVVASTARELLNKSENERSGVLSTAMSFLGLYRDPVVAQVTRRCDWRIADLIADSRPTTLYLVVPPSDISRTKPLIRLVLNQIGRRLTEDLHTGDRRHRVLMMLDEFPALGRLDFFESALAFMAGYGIKSFLIAQSLNQIEKAYGPNNAILDNCHVRVSFATNDERTAKRVSDALGTATEMRAMKNYAGHRLNPWLGHLMVSRQETARPLLTPGEVMQLPPMDEIVMVAGTAPIRAKKVRYYEDRRFTERVLPPPDPAASGRPSRTDGWSALEVLKPAGGPTARGAEAEGDTANSGLRREPELPDHVAIAKETTEPTPAEEFAAVLDDDEDAVRQSRLIRQQMRGVARQVTMDPNDGMEL, from the coding sequence ATGTCCGGAACCAAAATCCTCTGGGGACAAGTGATCGTTGTCGGCCTGATCGTTTTAGTGGCCATCTGGGGGGCAACTGAGTGGACGGCTTGGCGGCTCGCCTGGCAGCCGGAGCTTGGGCGACCCTGGTTTGAGCTGTTCGGCTTCAAAATCTATTACCCACCGGTCTTCTTCTGGTGGTGGTTCGTCTACGACGCCTATGCGCCGCAGGTCTTTGTCGAGGGTAGCTTCATCGCGGCGTCGGGGACCGTCGTTTCGATCGCGGCGGCGATCGGCATGTCGGTGTGGCGGGCGCGCGAGGCCAAGAACGTCGAGACTTATGGCTCGGCGCGCTGGGCTGATGCGGAAGAGGTTCGAGCGGCCGGACTTCTTGGCCCGGATGGTGTGGTGCTGGGCAAGCTCGACCACGACTACCTGCGCCATGACGGGCCGGAGCACGTCTTGTGCTTTGCGCCCACTCGGTCCGGTAAGGGTGTGGGCTTGGTCGTTCCTTCGTTGCTGGCCTGGTCGGGCTCGGCCATTGTGCACGACATCAAAGGTGAGAACTGGCAACTGACGGCCGGCTTTCGCTCGCAACATGGCCGCGTGCTGTTGTTCGACCCGACCAACCCGAAATCCTCAGCTTACAATCCGCTGCTCGAGGTCCGGCGCGGGGAATGGGAGGTTCGTGACGTCCAGAACGTCGCCGACGTTCTGGTTGACCCCGAAGGCTCACTCGACAAGCGGAACCATTGGGAGAAGACCAGTCATTCGCTCCTGGTCGGCGCCATCCTCCATGTCCTCTATGCCGAGGCGGACAAGACGTTGGCCGGCGTGGCCGGTTTTCTGTCCGACCCGAAGCGGCCCATCGAGGCGACGCTGAAGGCGATGATGACAACGCCCCATCTTGGCGAGCAGGGTGCGCATCCCGTGGTCGCTTCGACCGCGAGAGAACTGCTCAACAAGTCGGAGAATGAACGTTCTGGCGTCCTATCCACCGCGATGTCGTTCCTCGGGCTTTACCGTGATCCTGTCGTCGCCCAGGTGACCCGCCGCTGTGATTGGCGGATCGCTGATTTAATCGCAGATAGCCGCCCTACGACGCTGTATCTTGTGGTGCCTCCCTCGGATATCTCACGGACGAAGCCGCTAATTCGTCTCGTGCTGAATCAGATCGGCCGGCGCCTGACCGAGGACCTGCACACCGGTGACCGCCGGCATCGAGTCCTGATGATGCTTGACGAGTTCCCGGCGCTGGGGCGTCTTGATTTCTTCGAGTCCGCGCTCGCCTTCATGGCGGGGTACGGCATCAAGAGTTTCTTGATCGCGCAGTCTCTCAATCAGATCGAGAAGGCCTACGGACCCAACAACGCCATCCTCGACAATTGTCACGTCCGCGTCAGCTTCGCGACCAACGACGAGCGGACCGCCAAGCGGGTGTCCGATGCGTTGGGCACTGCGACCGAAATGCGGGCGATGAAGAACTACGCCGGTCATAGGTTGAATCCCTGGCTGGGGCACCTGATGGTCTCGCGCCAGGAGACGGCAAGGCCGCTGCTGACGCCGGGCGAAGTCATGCAGCTTCCACCGATGGACGAGATCGTCATGGTGGCAGGGACGGCGCCGATCAGGGCGAAGAAGGTCCGCTACTATGAGGATCGGCGATTCACCGAGCGTGTCTTGCCGCCGCCCGATCCGGCGGCATCCGGTCGGCCATCGCGAACAGACGGATGGTCAGCGCTCGAAGTGCTGAAACCGGCGGGAGGTCCAACTGCCAGAGGCGCGGAGGCCGAGGGAGACACGGCAAACAGCGGGCTCCGTCGTGAGCCCGAACTCCCTGATCACGTCGCGATCGCCAAGGAAACGACCGAACCAACGCCGGCAGAGGAATTTGCCGCCGTTCTTGACGACGACGAGGACGCGGTCCGCCAGTCCCGGCTCATACGCCAGCAGATGCGCGGTGTCGCGCGTCAAGTCACCATGGATCCCAATGACGGTATGGAGCTCTGA
- a CDS encoding DUF3363 domain-containing protein, giving the protein MSVGDSDLQIRPGRIRSTRSPKPKSFINQVLRAAKKAGHTSGQTRSGRRSAAYGRSTFGRGRLAFSRARLFSPTRRVVVKARVVRHKGRAFRSAPLTAHLSYLKRDGVTRSGQRAEMFDAGSDRADNTAFAERCKGDRHHFRFIVSPEDAGDMTELKAFTRDLVKQMETDLGTRLDWVAVDHWNTDNPHVHLLVRGIDEEGTDLVISRDYISQGLRSRAEELVAIELGPKPEHEIRNSLEREVTAERWTRLDREIRLAADETGYIDLRPENPGKSDPEIRRLMIGRLQHLEKMGLAASAAPGEWMVGLEAERSLRDLGMRGDIIKTMHRAFTERGEARGISDYVIEGEQPTSQIIGRLVDRGLHDELTGEAYALIDGTDGRAHHVRFRGLEAFEYAPPAGGIVEVRRFGQAGDPRPTVVLATRSDLDLREQITARGATWLDHRLVDRDPMPLAMGGFGRETRNAMKARAEHLVQEGLARRQGQRVILQRDLLNTLRRRELDEVASKVSADASLPHVNAASGEHVAGTYRRRLTLSSGRFAMIDNGLGFHFVPWSRELEKRLGQHVTGVVKDGGGIEWAFGRKRDLGL; this is encoded by the coding sequence GTGAGCGTGGGCGACAGCGATCTGCAAATTCGGCCTGGGCGCATCCGCAGCACGCGCTCGCCGAAGCCCAAGAGCTTCATTAACCAGGTGCTGCGGGCGGCGAAGAAAGCAGGACACACCTCGGGTCAGACACGGTCGGGCAGGCGTTCGGCGGCCTATGGGCGCTCCACGTTTGGCCGGGGGCGCCTCGCCTTCAGCCGCGCCAGATTGTTCAGCCCGACGCGGCGCGTCGTGGTGAAAGCGCGCGTGGTTCGTCACAAAGGGCGAGCCTTCCGGTCAGCGCCACTGACCGCCCACCTTTCATATCTGAAGCGCGACGGCGTGACCCGAAGCGGTCAGCGGGCCGAGATGTTCGATGCTGGCAGCGACCGTGCTGATAACACCGCCTTCGCCGAACGCTGCAAGGGCGACCGCCACCATTTCCGGTTCATCGTCTCGCCAGAGGACGCCGGCGACATGACCGAGCTCAAGGCCTTCACCCGCGATCTCGTCAAGCAGATGGAGACCGATCTCGGCACGCGGCTTGATTGGGTGGCTGTCGATCATTGGAACACCGACAACCCTCATGTTCATCTTCTCGTTCGGGGAATAGATGAGGAAGGGACGGATCTCGTGATCTCCCGCGACTACATCAGCCAGGGCCTGCGCTCACGCGCCGAGGAACTGGTCGCCATCGAACTGGGACCAAAACCAGAGCACGAGATCCGCAATTCGCTGGAGAGGGAAGTTACAGCGGAGCGATGGACGCGGCTCGATCGGGAGATCCGGCTGGCGGCAGATGAGACCGGCTATATCGATCTTCGCCCAGAGAATCCCGGCAAGTCCGATCCCGAGATCAGGCGTTTGATGATCGGTCGCCTTCAGCACCTGGAGAAGATGGGCCTTGCTGCATCCGCCGCGCCCGGGGAGTGGATGGTCGGGCTGGAAGCCGAGCGCAGCTTGCGCGACCTCGGCATGCGCGGCGACATCATCAAGACCATGCACCGCGCCTTCACCGAGCGCGGAGAAGCTCGCGGCATTTCCGACTACGTCATCGAGGGTGAACAGCCGACATCTCAGATCATCGGACGACTGGTCGACCGAGGACTGCATGACGAACTGACCGGCGAGGCCTATGCCCTGATCGATGGGACAGATGGACGGGCGCACCACGTGCGCTTTCGAGGCCTAGAGGCTTTCGAATATGCTCCGCCAGCGGGCGGCATCGTTGAAGTCCGACGCTTCGGCCAAGCCGGCGATCCGCGGCCAACCGTAGTGCTCGCAACCCGTTCCGATCTCGATCTCCGTGAGCAGATCACTGCGAGAGGGGCCACCTGGCTCGACCACAGGCTGGTTGACCGAGATCCCATGCCGCTCGCCATGGGTGGATTCGGCCGAGAGACCCGCAACGCCATGAAAGCGCGCGCCGAGCATCTGGTTCAGGAAGGTCTGGCGCGACGGCAGGGACAGCGCGTCATTCTGCAGCGCGACCTCCTGAACACGTTGCGCCGACGCGAGCTGGACGAGGTGGCTTCAAAAGTCTCGGCCGACGCCAGCCTGCCTCATGTGAACGCCGCGTCCGGGGAGCATGTGGCGGGCACGTACCGCCGCCGGCTGACGCTCAGCTCGGGGCGCTTCGCCATGATCGACAACGGGCTCGGCTTCCACTTCGTGCCCTGGTCGCGCGAACTCGAAAAGAGGCTCGGCCAGCACGTCACCGGCGTCGTGAAGGACGGCGGCGGTATCGAATGGGCCTTTGGTCGAAAGCGCGACCTCGGCCTCTAG
- a CDS encoding lytic transglycosylase domain-containing protein yields MLLLTSFDSAALAQSGSAAQPAISQTAHSFAGFIKEASQRFAIAPNWIRSVQSIESAGDVHARSPKGAMGLMQIMPATWAELRERYNLGNDPYDPHDNILAGTAYLRELIDRYGSPGAFAAYNVGPSRYEEHLAGGSLPDETRAYVAKLANLLAIELPPRWTFGGQSSAAATLFVRRSDLMKARGRLLPLMPSSGLTTVNSAPDVSPMVPRPIGMFVPRPDSGVSQ; encoded by the coding sequence ATGCTTCTTCTGACCTCGTTCGACAGTGCTGCCTTGGCCCAGAGCGGATCAGCCGCCCAGCCGGCGATCAGTCAGACCGCTCACTCATTTGCCGGTTTCATCAAGGAAGCCTCACAACGCTTTGCGATTGCGCCGAATTGGATCCGATCAGTCCAAAGCATCGAGAGTGCTGGTGACGTGCACGCCAGATCGCCAAAAGGCGCAATGGGCCTGATGCAAATCATGCCGGCGACTTGGGCCGAACTTCGCGAGCGCTACAATCTCGGGAACGACCCCTACGACCCGCACGACAACATTCTTGCCGGCACAGCCTATCTGCGAGAACTGATCGACCGATATGGATCGCCAGGCGCGTTTGCCGCGTACAACGTGGGACCATCTCGCTATGAAGAGCATCTCGCCGGCGGCTCTCTGCCAGACGAGACGCGAGCATACGTCGCAAAGCTTGCAAATCTGCTTGCCATCGAACTGCCGCCGAGGTGGACGTTCGGTGGACAGTCATCAGCAGCTGCGACGCTATTCGTTAGGCGATCCGATCTCATGAAAGCGCGCGGTCGGTTGCTGCCGCTCATGCCGTCGAGCGGTCTCACGACCGTAAACTCGGCGCCCGATGTTTCGCCCATGGTCCCCCGGCCTATTGGCATGTTCGTCCCTCGACCGGATTCGGGAGTATCGCAATGA
- a CDS encoding S26 family signal peptidase has product MMGRLKTLAVTFGATAALVVTLVLEPLPLYIWNASASVPIGLYRLRAAERFHITELVAVQPPEPLATFLDLNGYLPIGVPMLKRVLALPGQTVCRSGPTISVDDIEMGEARDRDGRGRPLPKWQGCRVVGDGELFLMNWQSDDSLDGRYFGFLPASAVIGHAMPVWTREE; this is encoded by the coding sequence ATGATGGGACGCTTGAAGACGCTGGCGGTAACGTTTGGTGCCACTGCCGCGCTCGTCGTGACACTCGTCCTGGAGCCGCTGCCGCTCTACATCTGGAATGCATCGGCAAGCGTGCCGATCGGTCTCTATCGCCTGCGAGCGGCTGAACGCTTCCACATTACCGAGCTGGTCGCCGTGCAGCCGCCGGAGCCGCTCGCGACGTTCCTTGACCTTAACGGCTATCTGCCCATCGGCGTCCCCATGCTCAAGCGGGTCCTTGCGCTGCCCGGGCAGACGGTCTGCAGAAGCGGGCCCACGATCTCGGTCGATGACATTGAAATGGGGGAAGCGCGGGATCGCGACGGACGCGGCCGGCCGTTGCCGAAATGGCAGGGCTGCCGCGTTGTCGGCGACGGCGAGCTGTTTCTGATGAACTGGCAGTCGGACGACTCTCTTGACGGCCGGTACTTTGGATTTCTTCCGGCGTCTGCCGTGATCGGCCATGCGATGCCGGTGTGGACGCGGGAGGAGTGA
- a CDS encoding DUF2840 domain-containing protein, with translation MSDLTEVEVLWVEKRIENRIRFGRIVKDLKLDRHRRVLSFAPGSIFAFVRWTSNDFGTIISRIDILRAVAPGQRCSTVPYVTPGGEILLRLSGWPKVERVLQMADAVEALGIDPADVAPDHWHHVHNRLSVNENPRPYTKARHQAWLHRQRVMR, from the coding sequence ATGAGCGATCTCACCGAAGTGGAGGTGCTGTGGGTCGAGAAGCGTATCGAAAACCGTATCCGGTTCGGTCGCATCGTCAAGGATCTGAAGCTTGATCGCCACCGGCGCGTCCTGTCATTCGCGCCTGGCAGCATCTTTGCTTTCGTCCGTTGGACCTCCAACGACTTTGGCACGATCATATCGCGCATCGATATCCTGCGCGCGGTCGCGCCGGGACAGCGCTGCTCCACCGTCCCTTATGTGACACCCGGCGGAGAGATCTTGCTGCGTCTGTCCGGCTGGCCGAAGGTGGAGCGCGTGCTGCAGATGGCCGATGCCGTTGAGGCACTCGGCATCGATCCCGCTGATGTCGCGCCTGATCATTGGCATCACGTTCATAACCGTTTGTCCGTCAACGAAAACCCGCGCCCGTATACGAAAGCGCGCCACCAGGCTTGGCTTCACCGGCAGAGGGTAATGCGATGA
- a CDS encoding replication initiator protein A, with product MWRKHRSEREQLELFRALPGDLAPRDAQDLMAYPFFSLTKTKRVVPIDFRAGAIAIRVEAVPEHGMATIWDADVLIWAASQIVEARDAGLKTSRLMAATPYEILTFFGRGTSARDYNRLKAGLDRLQSTTVLTSIRQPTERRRHRFSWINEWKETADADGRPFGLELILPDWFYAGVIDDALVLTIDRAYFDLTVGLERWLYRLMRKHGGRQDGGWSFDLVHLHAKSGILSPLKHFAYDVRQIVQRQTLPGYQLVLTRDPNGSERLNFAPTPVDPLTARLRRRGLIPNSEDNL from the coding sequence ATGTGGCGCAAGCACCGTTCCGAGCGCGAGCAGCTTGAGCTCTTCCGGGCGTTGCCCGGCGATCTCGCGCCGCGCGACGCGCAGGATCTGATGGCCTATCCCTTCTTTTCGCTCACCAAGACGAAACGTGTGGTGCCGATCGATTTTCGTGCCGGCGCGATCGCTATTCGTGTCGAAGCCGTGCCGGAACACGGCATGGCGACCATCTGGGATGCAGATGTCCTGATCTGGGCTGCGTCGCAGATCGTCGAAGCGCGAGACGCGGGCTTGAAGACCTCGCGCTTGATGGCTGCAACGCCATACGAGATTCTGACGTTTTTCGGCCGCGGCACCAGCGCGCGCGACTATAATCGGCTGAAGGCTGGTCTTGACAGACTTCAGTCAACGACCGTGCTGACATCGATCCGCCAGCCGACAGAGCGGCGACGGCATCGCTTCTCCTGGATCAACGAGTGGAAGGAAACGGCCGACGCAGATGGTCGCCCATTTGGACTCGAATTGATCCTGCCTGATTGGTTCTATGCCGGCGTCATCGACGACGCGCTCGTGCTGACCATCGACCGCGCTTATTTCGATCTGACGGTCGGACTTGAGCGCTGGCTCTATCGGCTCATGCGCAAGCACGGTGGACGCCAGGACGGCGGCTGGAGTTTTGACCTTGTGCACCTCCATGCCAAGTCCGGCATCCTCTCGCCGCTCAAGCACTTTGCTTACGACGTCCGTCAGATCGTCCAGCGCCAGACATTGCCTGGATATCAGCTCGTGCTCACACGCGATCCGAACGGCAGCGAGCGGCTGAACTTCGCGCCTACGCCCGTCGATCCCTTAACGGCACGCTTGCGCCGGCGCGGTCTCATTCCAAATTCGGAGGACAACCTGTGA
- a CDS encoding helix-turn-helix domain-containing protein yields the protein MPDPMAGLPPRFLRTPEAARYLGLSGRTLEKHRTYGTGPTYRKIGGRVVYAVDDLKAWADRGAKTSTSDPGKGTVLPAKKHPALRPYAGQERR from the coding sequence ATGCCCGATCCGATGGCCGGTCTTCCCCCGCGGTTCCTGCGTACGCCGGAGGCGGCGCGATATCTTGGCCTGTCCGGTCGTACGCTCGAGAAGCATCGCACGTACGGCACCGGACCCACCTATCGGAAGATTGGCGGACGTGTCGTCTACGCCGTCGATGACCTGAAAGCGTGGGCCGACCGCGGCGCTAAGACGTCGACCTCCGACCCCGGCAAGGGAACGGTGCTGCCGGCCAAGAAGCATCCCGCGCTGCGCCCCTATGCGGGCCAGGAACGTCGCTGA
- a CDS encoding DUF2285 domain-containing protein: MCRAADGWHAVLRIGAVNHRVWSKDPPVLGASYAAELPLDANFDARAHTARRLWRAMNGRASGPAFHKVSQQRRERLSAAIRALDAHSAGNSYRTIAEALFGKKRIPDRAWKTHDLRNRTVRLVRRGLALMRGGYRKLLRPGRKDE, encoded by the coding sequence GTGTGCCGCGCCGCCGACGGCTGGCATGCCGTGCTACGCATTGGTGCGGTAAATCACCGTGTCTGGTCCAAGGACCCGCCGGTGCTCGGCGCGTCATACGCAGCCGAATTGCCGCTTGATGCCAATTTCGACGCGCGTGCGCATACAGCGCGCCGGCTGTGGCGCGCGATGAATGGACGCGCCTCAGGTCCTGCATTTCACAAAGTCTCTCAACAACGGCGCGAACGCCTGAGCGCCGCGATCCGTGCGCTCGATGCGCACAGCGCCGGCAATAGCTATCGCACGATCGCCGAGGCGCTCTTCGGCAAAAAACGGATTCCCGATCGTGCGTGGAAGACGCATGATCTGCGCAATCGAACGGTCCGCTTGGTGCGACGCGGCCTCGCCTTGATGCGAGGCGGTTACCGCAAACTCCTGCGGCCCGGACGCAAGGACGAGTAG
- a CDS encoding DUF6499 domain-containing protein produces the protein MPEFDWRSPESYKSLQDAEITDIAWECLRRNADYRREYEAMVASSPDGEVTAEFRRRWASAFAHDPQRSFDKQTIFWAPEVLAAVVPVKIAGSRRRSAVSATA, from the coding sequence ATGCCTGAATTCGACTGGCGGTCGCCGGAATCCTACAAGAGCCTACAAGACGCCGAAATCACCGACATCGCCTGGGAATGTCTACGCCGCAACGCGGACTACCGACGCGAATATGAGGCGATGGTCGCCAGCAGCCCAGATGGCGAAGTGACCGCGGAATTCAGGAGGAGGTGGGCCTCTGCTTTCGCCCATGACCCGCAGAGGTCCTTCGACAAGCAGACGATCTTTTGGGCGCCTGAGGTTCTAGCGGCGGTCGTTCCTGTCAAGATCGCAGGGTCACGCCGGCGGAGCGCCGTCTCAGCCACCGCTTGA
- a CDS encoding helix-turn-helix transcriptional regulator, with product MGVDRAFVSSMERGLQNATLLTIWQIAQALGSGRQICSRRRRPKFGPDLPRAGGRRVPEWARVAIADPACWSGGDQVSNSDVPGARLSGPINRLFSQIVINNASR from the coding sequence ATGGGCGTCGACCGGGCCTTCGTGAGCAGCATGGAGCGTGGGCTCCAAAACGCAACACTCCTCACAATCTGGCAGATCGCCCAAGCGCTAGGGTCAGGCCGGCAGATCTGCTCGAGGAGAAGGCGTCCAAAGTTCGGTCCTGACCTTCCGCGAGCCGGCGGCCGGAGAGTGCCGGAGTGGGCGCGCGTCGCGATCGCCGATCCAGCTTGCTGGAGCGGCGGCGATCAGGTCTCCAACAGCGATGTTCCAGGGGCCCGCCTAAGCGGACCCATCAATCGACTTTTCTCTCAGATAGTCATCAATAATGCTAGCCGATGA
- a CDS encoding DUF736 domain-containing protein, translating into MANIGSFKKVGNDFQGEIVTLSLQAKGVRIVAETNRSNDNAPSHRIYVGRAEIGAAWSKRSEEGRDYLSLKLDDPSFNAPIYANLFDDEGGEGYTLLWSRPRKNGE; encoded by the coding sequence ATGGCTAACATCGGTTCTTTCAAGAAGGTCGGCAACGATTTCCAGGGCGAGATCGTCACTCTGAGCCTACAAGCCAAGGGCGTCCGCATCGTCGCCGAGACGAACCGGTCCAACGACAACGCCCCGAGCCATCGCATCTACGTGGGCCGGGCCGAGATCGGGGCCGCCTGGTCGAAGCGCTCCGAAGAGGGCCGCGACTACCTCTCGCTCAAGCTCGACGATCCTTCGTTCAACGCGCCGATCTACGCGAACTTGTTCGATGACGAGGGCGGTGAAGGCTACACCCTCCTGTGGTCGCGGCCGCGCAAGAACGGCGAGTAA
- a CDS encoding XRE family transcriptional regulator, whose product MVATNKLQKAPPYPVSRALTQLGADLRTARIRRNMTMEDAASRIGTGLRAVMDAEKGKASTGIVVYAGLLWLYDMLQPLEELADPSKDKEGIALQATRERKRARKSGGLDNDF is encoded by the coding sequence ATGGTAGCAACCAACAAACTTCAAAAGGCGCCACCTTACCCCGTGTCGCGGGCTCTCACGCAATTGGGGGCGGATCTTCGTACCGCACGCATCCGCCGTAACATGACTATGGAGGATGCGGCCAGCAGAATCGGAACGGGCCTACGCGCTGTTATGGACGCCGAAAAGGGCAAAGCATCGACAGGTATCGTGGTCTATGCCGGGCTGCTGTGGCTCTACGATATGCTCCAGCCCCTTGAAGAACTCGCTGACCCCTCAAAGGACAAGGAAGGGATTGCCCTGCAAGCGACGCGGGAACGCAAGCGGGCACGCAAATCCGGGGGGCTCGACAATGACTTCTAA
- a CDS encoding HipA domain-containing protein, translating into MTSKGNTECFVYITLPGQTEAITAGRFQLAKDRRGNALGRFVYGKSYLSNGDAVAIDPVELKLSGETYETGRLNGVFGALRDAGPDYWGRRVIEKHAGVPQLGELDYLLNSADDRAGALGFGLGQQPPAPRRKFNKTLELAKLQEIAEALMREEDVKTEEAAQVQDLMLLGTSMGGARPKAVVEDDDGLWIAKFNRPDDRWNNTRVERAMIELAKACGLRVVESRVVSVGAKDVLLVKRFDRTKTDKGYMRSRMISGLTVLRADEAVEMRDRWSYVLMAEEMRRVTEEPEKDAKELFRRMTFNALISNLDDHPRNHALVAKERTWQLSPAYDLTPSPVISLEHRDLALEVGDQGRFANAKNVLSQHTRFLLDAEEAKAIVASMTEQVRASWYDVVRGQGVSEKDAETIRGAFVYPGFLTE; encoded by the coding sequence ATGACTTCTAAAGGCAACACCGAATGCTTCGTCTACATCACGCTGCCCGGTCAGACCGAAGCGATAACCGCTGGTCGATTCCAGCTCGCCAAGGATCGCCGTGGCAATGCATTGGGCCGCTTCGTCTACGGCAAGTCGTACCTCTCAAACGGAGATGCGGTCGCGATTGATCCTGTCGAACTTAAATTATCGGGCGAGACTTACGAAACGGGCCGGCTGAATGGCGTCTTTGGCGCGTTACGCGATGCAGGCCCGGACTATTGGGGTCGCCGTGTCATCGAGAAGCATGCCGGGGTTCCTCAGCTTGGCGAACTTGATTACCTGCTAAATTCAGCCGACGACCGCGCAGGGGCGCTTGGTTTTGGACTCGGACAACAACCTCCGGCACCACGTCGCAAATTCAACAAGACGCTCGAACTCGCAAAGCTTCAGGAAATCGCCGAAGCCTTGATGCGTGAGGAAGATGTAAAAACCGAGGAAGCCGCACAGGTTCAAGACTTGATGCTCCTGGGCACCTCGATGGGCGGAGCCCGTCCGAAAGCTGTCGTCGAGGACGACGACGGACTCTGGATCGCAAAATTCAACCGCCCGGACGACCGCTGGAACAACACACGCGTCGAGCGCGCGATGATCGAGTTGGCCAAGGCATGCGGTCTTCGCGTCGTTGAGAGTCGGGTTGTCAGCGTCGGGGCGAAGGACGTTCTCCTCGTCAAGCGCTTCGATCGCACGAAGACGGACAAGGGATACATGCGTTCGCGGATGATCAGCGGATTAACTGTGCTGCGAGCGGATGAAGCCGTCGAGATGCGCGATCGCTGGTCTTATGTATTGATGGCGGAGGAGATGCGCCGGGTCACGGAGGAGCCGGAAAAGGACGCCAAAGAACTTTTCCGACGCATGACGTTCAATGCACTGATTTCCAACCTCGACGATCATCCTCGCAACCACGCGCTGGTAGCGAAGGAGCGGACTTGGCAGCTTTCACCAGCCTATGACCTGACACCCTCCCCCGTTATTTCACTGGAACATCGTGATCTAGCGCTGGAGGTTGGCGATCAGGGGCGATTTGCAAATGCTAAGAACGTGTTGTCGCAACATACCCGCTTTCTGCTGGATGCAGAAGAGGCCAAAGCGATTGTCGCGAGCATGACCGAACAAGTGCGCGCCTCGTGGTACGATGTCGTTCGCGGTCAAGGGGTCAGCGAGAAGGACGCCGAAACGATCAGAGGCGCCTTTGTATACCCGGGCTTTCTGACGGAATAG